One genomic segment of uncultured Desulfobacter sp. includes these proteins:
- a CDS encoding homocysteine S-methyltransferase family protein, whose amino-acid sequence MAKGKVTILDGGIGRELERQGAPFRQPEWSALAMMEAPWVVKAVHKAFIESGASVITTNSYALVPFHISEEKFKKQSRALAAIAGKTARAAVNETRTETRTRIRVAGSIPPLFGSYRADLYRPERVVEIATPLIEGLSPYIDLWLCETQSLIDEPLRIKSLTDQLDISSKPFWISFTLDDLHLNCEPVLRSGESVADAVKAMVNAKVNAILFNCCQPEVISQAIKVTHSQLARLGVGNIEIGAYANAFPPQPENAKANEKLNEMRTDLTPSSYLNWAQKWVQEGATLIGGCCGIGPEHISVLSKKLVYA is encoded by the coding sequence ATGGCAAAGGGGAAAGTGACGATTCTGGACGGTGGCATTGGCAGGGAACTGGAACGGCAGGGCGCACCGTTCAGACAGCCGGAATGGTCAGCATTGGCCATGATGGAGGCCCCTTGGGTTGTCAAGGCCGTCCATAAAGCATTCATTGAAAGCGGCGCATCTGTTATAACAACCAACAGTTATGCCCTGGTCCCTTTTCATATTAGTGAAGAAAAGTTTAAAAAACAGAGCAGGGCACTGGCAGCTATCGCCGGAAAGACGGCTCGGGCAGCCGTCAATGAAACCCGAACCGAAACCCGGACCCGCATACGTGTTGCAGGTTCCATCCCTCCATTGTTTGGCTCCTACCGTGCCGACTTGTACCGGCCGGAGCGGGTGGTTGAAATTGCAACCCCTTTAATAGAGGGACTTTCTCCGTATATCGATTTATGGCTATGTGAAACCCAAAGCCTGATTGATGAACCGCTCAGGATCAAGTCCTTGACGGATCAACTGGATATCTCAAGCAAGCCGTTCTGGATTTCTTTCACCCTGGACGATTTACATTTAAATTGTGAACCAGTATTACGGTCCGGCGAATCTGTGGCTGATGCGGTCAAAGCGATGGTCAATGCCAAGGTGAATGCTATTTTATTTAACTGCTGCCAACCCGAGGTCATCAGTCAGGCCATCAAGGTAACCCATAGTCAATTGGCACGCTTAGGCGTTGGGAATATTGAGATTGGCGCCTATGCCAATGCTTTCCCGCCGCAACCTGAAAATGCAAAGGCAAACGAAAAACTCAACGAAATGCGTACGGATTTAACCCCGTCATCATATCTGAACTGGGCCCAAAAATGGGTTCAGGAAGGCGCGACGCTGATTGGTGGATGCTGTGGCATCGGCCCCGAGCATATTTCGGTCTTATCCAAAAAGCTGGTTTACGCATAA
- a CDS encoding sugar phosphate isomerase/epimerase family protein → MKIGVMNNPLKSVYEEAEQCGKGGFEFLDLTLEGPNAVDVDTERLKAVLDTHELGITGHTDPCLPYAYPVPGIRDACLKELERCARIFSRLGARVMNIHPCYFCPPAMRDQLISFQIEALQPIVEMAASYELTLVFENYKAPFDRVSVFKELITRVPGLKLHLDFGHTNFGKDGHEIFCKELGEHLMHVHFSDNRSRNDDHLPLGVGTVDWQQAVDSLKSISYDNTITLEIFCNDPQMQVTYLGLSRDMVRRLWD, encoded by the coding sequence ATGAAGATAGGTGTAATGAACAACCCGTTAAAATCGGTGTACGAAGAAGCCGAGCAATGCGGTAAAGGCGGTTTTGAGTTCCTGGATCTAACCCTCGAAGGCCCCAATGCCGTAGATGTGGATACGGAACGACTTAAAGCCGTTCTGGATACCCACGAACTTGGTATCACCGGGCATACCGACCCCTGCCTTCCCTATGCATACCCGGTGCCTGGGATCAGGGATGCATGTTTAAAGGAACTTGAGCGGTGCGCACGGATATTTTCCCGTTTAGGTGCAAGGGTGATGAACATCCATCCCTGCTATTTTTGCCCGCCTGCCATGAGAGATCAATTGATTTCATTCCAGATAGAGGCGTTGCAGCCCATTGTTGAAATGGCCGCATCCTATGAGCTTACCCTGGTGTTTGAAAACTATAAAGCGCCCTTTGACCGGGTGTCGGTTTTTAAAGAATTAATCACCCGAGTACCCGGCCTAAAGTTGCATCTGGACTTTGGACACACCAACTTCGGCAAGGATGGCCATGAGATCTTCTGCAAAGAGCTCGGGGAGCACCTTATGCATGTCCACTTTTCCGACAACCGGTCAAGAAACGACGACCATCTGCCGTTAGGCGTAGGCACTGTAGACTGGCAACAGGCGGTAGATTCGTTAAAATCAATCTCATACGACAACACCATCACCTTGGAAATTTTCTGCAATGATCCACAGATGCAGGTTACCTATTTGGGCCTGAGCCGAGATATGGTACGCAGATTGTGGGATTAA
- a CDS encoding MoxR family ATPase, with translation MEEITKQIETAHLLVNRIRSEVGKTLVGQEKLVDGLLTGLLTGGHVLIEGVPGLAKTSAVKALAAAIQADFKRIQFTPDLLPADLTGTEIYRPKTTDFVTRKGPLFNNIILADEINRAPSKVQSALLEAMEEKQVTIGDTTYALPSPFLVLATQNPIEQEGTYPLPEAQVDRFMLKVLVEYPSRAQELEILKKTSFSEVEETTPVVSCEDLAGLKRLVDQVYVDEKLKEYIVSLIFATRNPESCKMQTGHYIEFGASPRATIFLAKAARVIAFLAGRAYVTPQDIKLAGPDVLRHRILLSFEAEAEEISTEQVVADLFDSVEVP, from the coding sequence ATGGAAGAAATCACAAAGCAGATTGAAACAGCCCATCTTTTGGTGAACCGTATCCGCAGTGAGGTGGGCAAAACCCTGGTGGGTCAGGAAAAATTGGTTGACGGCCTGCTGACAGGTCTTCTCACCGGCGGGCACGTACTCATTGAAGGGGTGCCGGGCCTTGCAAAAACATCGGCGGTCAAGGCGTTGGCCGCCGCTATCCAGGCAGATTTCAAACGCATTCAGTTCACCCCGGATCTTTTGCCTGCGGATCTGACTGGTACAGAGATCTACCGGCCCAAAACCACGGATTTTGTCACCCGTAAAGGCCCGTTGTTCAATAATATTATTTTGGCCGACGAAATCAACCGGGCCCCCTCCAAGGTGCAGTCTGCACTTTTGGAAGCTATGGAGGAAAAGCAGGTGACCATCGGCGACACCACCTATGCTTTGCCTTCCCCCTTTTTGGTGCTGGCCACCCAGAATCCCATTGAGCAAGAGGGCACCTATCCGTTGCCCGAGGCCCAGGTGGACCGCTTCATGCTCAAAGTGCTGGTGGAATATCCCAGCCGGGCCCAGGAGCTTGAGATTCTTAAAAAGACAAGCTTTAGCGAAGTAGAAGAGACCACGCCCGTTGTGTCATGTGAGGATCTTGCCGGATTAAAACGCCTGGTGGATCAAGTCTATGTGGATGAAAAACTCAAAGAGTATATTGTCAGCCTGATTTTTGCTACACGGAATCCGGAATCCTGCAAAATGCAGACAGGTCATTATATTGAGTTCGGGGCATCGCCCAGGGCAACCATTTTTCTTGCCAAGGCCGCAAGGGTTATAGCCTTTCTTGCAGGCCGGGCCTATGTGACGCCCCAGGACATAAAACTTGCCGGACCGGATGTGCTGCGTCACAGAATTCTGCTCTCCTTTGAGGCCGAGGCTGAAGAGATCTCAACTGAGCAGGTGGTGGCGGACTTGTTTGATTCCGTGGAAGTACCATAA
- a CDS encoding DUF58 domain-containing protein: MIPAHIIKKIKQIHIKSRKTVNTLMAGQYRSVFKGSGIEFEEVREYAPGDDVKAIDWNVSARTGKVFVKLFREERESIVMLLIDMSASLNFGTHSGSKLEKVAELASVLAFNAIKNNDKVGVIFFTDQVEKYIPPKKGSAHIWRVIKEIFTFEPKGVGTDIACVLDFMAKISKKRSFAFVISDYLSPEYEKSLRLLNRRHEVVGLRVFDDGSFHLPLAGIVRVKDFETGEETLMDAGSKKMRQWYTDQRQKIHTLTESVFSKARVDLVDVTTADSVSDVLTRYFMLRESRR; encoded by the coding sequence ATGATTCCTGCCCATATCATAAAAAAGATTAAGCAGATTCATATAAAGTCCCGTAAAACTGTCAACACCCTGATGGCAGGCCAGTACCGGTCTGTATTCAAAGGCTCGGGTATTGAATTTGAAGAGGTGCGCGAATACGCCCCGGGCGATGATGTCAAGGCCATTGACTGGAATGTTTCGGCGCGTACGGGAAAGGTGTTTGTCAAACTTTTCAGGGAAGAGCGCGAATCCATTGTCATGTTGCTTATTGACATGAGCGCGTCTTTAAATTTCGGGACACATTCGGGCAGCAAACTTGAAAAAGTAGCTGAACTGGCATCAGTTCTGGCATTCAACGCCATTAAAAATAATGACAAGGTGGGTGTAATTTTTTTCACGGACCAGGTGGAAAAGTATATCCCGCCCAAAAAGGGCTCGGCCCATATCTGGCGGGTAATCAAGGAAATTTTTACCTTTGAACCCAAGGGTGTGGGCACGGATATCGCCTGTGTCCTGGATTTCATGGCAAAAATCAGCAAAAAACGCAGCTTTGCCTTTGTGATTTCCGATTATCTCTCCCCAGAGTACGAAAAAAGCCTGCGTCTTTTAAACCGGCGGCATGAGGTGGTGGGCCTGCGTGTGTTTGATGACGGCTCTTTTCACCTGCCCCTTGCCGGTATTGTGCGGGTAAAGGATTTTGAAACCGGAGAAGAAACGCTCATGGATGCGGGCAGCAAAAAAATGCGGCAATGGTATACGGATCAACGGCAGAAAATCCATACCCTGACGGAATCGGTGTTCAGCAAAGCCCGGGTGGATCTTGTGGATGTCACCACTGCTGACAGTGTGTCCGACGTGTTGACCCGGTATTTCATGCTCCGGGAGAGTAGACGCTGA
- a CDS encoding VWA domain-containing protein, translating into MFRFASPWFLLLLILPWIWLLVHTAKNTRRFSFKWMPKSSDHSIRVSSLTGTSRVPFSLAVLAARLMPLVKVLGLSLMIIALARPQAGERKINVETKGVNIVLALDLSGSMKALDFKRDGEIVTRLDAVKGVVSDFIMEREGDRIGLVVFGTHAFTQVPLTRDYNTIAFMLDHLKIGAAGPSTAIGDALGISLKRLEDIPAKSNIIILLTDGKSNAGELSWQEAAKIAAQRKIKIHTIGVGSRGKVPFLVDGLFGKQYVYRQVDMDWDALDSIAEQTGGTFFKAKDIDSLASIYKMIDSMEKTKVKVDKWVDYKELYTLFLIPGLLLYLACLGLGSTRLLELP; encoded by the coding sequence ATGTTTCGATTTGCTTCCCCCTGGTTTCTACTGTTGCTTATTCTGCCCTGGATTTGGCTGCTGGTTCACACGGCTAAAAATACCAGACGGTTTTCATTTAAATGGATGCCTAAGTCTTCGGATCACAGTATCCGGGTGTCAAGTCTGACCGGTACGTCCCGGGTGCCTTTCAGTTTAGCTGTTTTGGCGGCCCGTCTCATGCCCCTGGTAAAGGTGCTGGGCTTAAGCCTGATGATTATTGCCCTTGCCCGGCCTCAGGCCGGAGAGCGCAAGATCAATGTGGAGACCAAAGGGGTGAATATTGTTCTGGCTCTTGACTTGTCCGGGTCCATGAAAGCCCTTGATTTTAAACGCGACGGAGAGATTGTCACCCGTCTTGACGCGGTTAAGGGTGTGGTTTCCGATTTTATCATGGAAAGGGAAGGGGATCGCATCGGCCTTGTGGTGTTCGGTACCCATGCCTTTACCCAGGTTCCGTTGACCCGGGATTACAACACCATTGCATTCATGCTCGATCATTTGAAGATCGGGGCTGCCGGACCCAGTACCGCCATTGGCGATGCCCTGGGCATTTCTTTAAAGCGCCTGGAAGATATACCGGCCAAGTCAAATATCATTATTTTGCTCACCGACGGTAAGAGCAATGCCGGTGAACTGTCCTGGCAGGAGGCCGCTAAGATCGCCGCCCAAAGAAAGATTAAAATTCACACCATTGGTGTGGGCTCCAGGGGCAAGGTTCCTTTCCTAGTGGACGGGCTTTTTGGCAAGCAGTATGTGTATCGCCAGGTGGATATGGACTGGGATGCCCTTGATTCAATTGCCGAACAGACCGGGGGCACCTTTTTTAAGGCCAAGGACATTGACAGCCTTGCTTCCATTTATAAAATGATTGATTCAATGGAAAAGACAAAGGTCAAGGTGGACAAATGGGTGGATTATAAGGAGCTTTATACCCTGTTTCTGATTCCGGGACTGCTGCTTTACCTTGCATGCCTGGGCCTTGGCAGCACACGGCTTCTGGAGCTGCCTTAA
- a CDS encoding VWA domain-containing protein, protein MKFDYPYILFFLWGLLPLAGLLVYGIFRHKKILARYAKASMFDHILPGFSYGPKCVKAVLVVLATGFAVVALAGPLAGYRWEKTTQKGVDIMIALDCSRSMLAEDVSPTRLTRAKREIIDLTRLMRSDRAGLVAFSGAAVLQCPLTLDYNAFGIFLDALDPDYLPVGGTDLTAALETCYNGLDPASTAGKAIILITDGEDTAGDEAALTNVVEKFAKEKIRIFAIGVGDPAGAPIPAKGGGFKKDSTGNIILSKVDETMLKKITAMTQGRYVRSVAGDMDLEQIYSGDILGTMERKELTQGRKKVWEKRFQWALLPCVLLLLAEIFLPQGPGRKHIVKGGRSLICLAIAMGLMAPGLARAEFWTSPVKQGMQAWDSKQFQQAKKHFIDAQLKNPDDPRLYYNIGAAAYAAGEYDLAESNFAQAANAKDRELKHNALYNLANTRYRKNQLDKAIEDYQNLLKAFPDDTQAKENLEFVKKKLEEKKQQQQDQQNKDRKDQENQNKDKPNKDQGDQKQKDQNQSQQNSRDQKNQSQEQNQGQGSKQDQKNQGDKNQQNKSEKNSQPQTDQAKTDQHQKMSAKDSQNQAAQAGKAEKGQKGQGDMQQAQSKMLENRLNRLEDKPGMALIPQTGVRNNDKDW, encoded by the coding sequence ATGAAATTTGACTATCCATATATTCTGTTTTTTCTGTGGGGACTTCTGCCCCTGGCAGGATTGCTGGTGTACGGAATTTTCCGGCACAAAAAGATCCTTGCCCGGTATGCCAAAGCTTCCATGTTTGATCATATCCTGCCCGGGTTTTCCTATGGCCCCAAATGCGTAAAAGCGGTTTTGGTTGTACTTGCCACAGGATTTGCCGTGGTGGCCCTGGCAGGCCCTCTGGCCGGTTACCGCTGGGAGAAAACCACCCAGAAAGGGGTGGATATCATGATTGCTTTAGACTGCTCCCGCAGCATGCTGGCCGAGGATGTCTCCCCAACACGGCTGACCCGGGCCAAGCGTGAAATCATTGATCTGACCCGGTTAATGCGCTCGGATCGGGCAGGGCTGGTGGCCTTTTCCGGGGCTGCCGTGCTGCAATGCCCGTTAACCCTTGATTATAACGCATTCGGGATTTTCCTTGATGCCCTGGACCCGGATTATCTGCCTGTGGGGGGCACGGATTTGACCGCAGCCCTGGAGACCTGTTACAACGGATTAGATCCTGCATCCACTGCGGGGAAAGCCATTATTCTCATCACGGACGGAGAAGATACGGCCGGTGATGAAGCCGCTTTGACCAATGTGGTGGAAAAATTTGCCAAGGAAAAAATACGTATTTTCGCCATCGGGGTAGGGGACCCGGCCGGTGCCCCGATTCCGGCCAAGGGCGGAGGATTCAAAAAAGATAGTACAGGCAATATCATTTTGTCAAAAGTGGACGAAACCATGCTTAAAAAAATTACTGCCATGACCCAGGGCCGGTATGTACGTTCCGTGGCCGGGGACATGGACCTTGAACAAATTTATTCCGGGGATATTCTGGGCACCATGGAGCGAAAGGAACTGACCCAGGGCCGCAAAAAGGTCTGGGAAAAACGGTTTCAGTGGGCCTTGCTTCCCTGTGTACTGTTGTTGCTTGCTGAAATTTTTTTGCCCCAGGGTCCTGGCCGGAAACACATTGTTAAAGGCGGGCGTTCTTTGATTTGTCTGGCCATTGCCATGGGGCTTATGGCTCCGGGACTTGCCAGGGCAGAATTTTGGACTTCCCCGGTTAAGCAGGGTATGCAGGCCTGGGACAGCAAGCAGTTCCAGCAGGCAAAAAAGCATTTTATTGACGCCCAGCTTAAAAATCCGGATGACCCGCGTCTTTATTATAATATTGGGGCTGCTGCCTATGCAGCCGGTGAATATGACCTGGCTGAATCCAACTTTGCCCAGGCTGCGAATGCAAAGGATAGGGAACTTAAACACAATGCCCTGTATAACCTTGCCAATACCCGTTACCGTAAAAATCAACTGGATAAGGCCATTGAGGATTATCAGAATTTGCTCAAGGCGTTTCCCGATGATACCCAGGCCAAAGAAAACCTTGAGTTTGTAAAGAAAAAGCTTGAGGAAAAAAAACAGCAGCAGCAAGATCAGCAAAATAAAGATCGGAAAGATCAGGAAAACCAGAATAAAGACAAACCAAACAAGGATCAGGGGGATCAAAAGCAGAAGGATCAGAATCAGAGTCAGCAAAACAGCCGGGATCAAAAAAATCAGTCCCAAGAACAGAACCAGGGGCAGGGCTCTAAACAGGATCAGAAAAATCAGGGCGATAAAAATCAGCAAAATAAATCTGAAAAAAATAGCCAGCCCCAAACGGACCAGGCCAAAACGGATCAGCATCAGAAGATGTCAGCAAAGGATTCCCAAAACCAGGCCGCCCAGGCGGGAAAAGCTGAGAAAGGGCAAAAGGGACAGGGTGACATGCAGCAGGCACAGTCAAAAATGCTTGAAAATCGTCTCAACCGCTTGGAAGATAAACCCGGCATGGCCCTGATTCCCCAAACCGGAGTACGAAACAATGATAAGGATTGGTAG
- a CDS encoding BatD family protein, with protein sequence MTRTYFYMAGWAIAVLLFCLPGTALAFNATAQVDQTRITPQDIVSLQVIVDGGEADVDTSSITEFQVNSAGTQSSRSYINGTWSHKVIYRYMLIPLKTGVLTIPPINCVQDGESVLTREIKILVKEPSAQTGDDKGDIFAEASLSSNGIVPGQQAVYTLKLYAAKRIKGASVDAPQFKGLTAKQLTDWSKYTRTINGRAFMVNETKYLIQADVPGQFTISPAVFVAQVPMQRTRQRDPFNSLFNDSFFDTTPAKPVRVVSNSVDLTVSPLPEYKGDQPFSGLVGKFSISSALDKNTVKTGESATLTVVIKGTGNIMDAALPALNLDTAKFKVYEDTPAQDVQVTEHGFEGHKVFKQALVASVPGKAVIPGLFLVFFDTDSKTYKTITTTPLTLDVQPGGPVTVVDGSPAVNTGAGTRSTPKIKKSEVKLQNRDILDIKEDIASIHSRPCLSMFWFAFLVCLPALGFGAASTAMRLGAREKSLKEQYREKAWEFLKKARKTSTDDPGFLPGLSSALTYAVLARGGKGGESLTRDEARQILSHSGRDQETVNKVTQLMDTMDAARFGGKPMDENTARSCLDQVSSLIRTLMVVACVGLSLFMSRGTGMAAQDTDDTNVPKQVHTEKDKAGVFVDAVRAYKAGDYAAAAVQFESIAKTRVNNPDLFYNTGNAYLKSKDIGRAILWYERARKLAPSDPDLKFNLAYAQSLLKDKKEPKFSFAGILYFWQGQVSLKWLQYASITLSFCFFIWATVQKARNRRIFSGIGIFIFLLFAGTTLAAGLEYNRINSDVNAVILAEQAGVRSGTMDNATLLFDLHAGTQVRVLEKKENYMKIRFAKDKVGWVACTKAEII encoded by the coding sequence ATGACCCGAACGTATTTTTATATGGCAGGCTGGGCAATTGCAGTGCTGCTCTTTTGTCTGCCCGGCACGGCCCTTGCCTTTAACGCCACCGCCCAGGTGGACCAGACCCGCATTACACCCCAGGACATTGTGTCGTTACAGGTGATTGTAGACGGTGGTGAGGCCGACGTGGACACATCTTCCATAACCGAATTTCAGGTCAATTCCGCCGGTACCCAGTCCAGCAGAAGCTATATTAATGGTACATGGAGCCATAAGGTCATATACCGGTATATGCTGATTCCTTTAAAAACCGGCGTGCTGACGATCCCGCCCATCAATTGTGTCCAGGACGGCGAATCCGTATTAACCCGGGAAATTAAAATCCTGGTGAAAGAACCTTCAGCGCAGACCGGTGATGACAAGGGCGATATTTTTGCTGAAGCGTCCCTGAGCAGCAACGGCATCGTGCCGGGACAGCAGGCCGTGTATACCCTGAAACTGTACGCGGCAAAACGGATAAAGGGCGCCTCCGTTGATGCCCCCCAGTTTAAAGGTTTGACGGCCAAACAGTTGACGGACTGGTCCAAGTACACCCGGACGATCAACGGCCGCGCTTTCATGGTAAATGAGACAAAATATCTGATCCAGGCGGACGTACCCGGGCAGTTTACCATTTCACCAGCTGTTTTTGTGGCCCAGGTGCCCATGCAGCGCACAAGACAACGTGATCCGTTTAATTCTTTATTCAATGACTCCTTTTTTGATACTACACCGGCAAAGCCCGTGCGCGTGGTGTCCAATTCTGTGGATCTGACGGTCTCTCCCTTGCCTGAATATAAAGGCGATCAGCCCTTTTCAGGCCTTGTGGGCAAATTTTCCATATCAAGTGCACTGGACAAAAATACGGTGAAAACAGGCGAATCCGCCACATTAACCGTTGTCATTAAGGGAACGGGAAATATTATGGATGCGGCATTGCCGGCCCTGAACCTGGATACGGCCAAATTCAAGGTGTATGAAGACACACCGGCCCAGGATGTACAGGTCACTGAACATGGATTTGAGGGACATAAAGTATTCAAGCAGGCCCTGGTCGCCTCAGTACCTGGAAAGGCCGTTATTCCGGGGCTTTTTCTGGTTTTTTTTGATACGGATTCAAAGACGTATAAAACCATTACCACGACACCTTTAACCCTTGACGTACAACCGGGTGGTCCTGTGACTGTTGTGGATGGAAGTCCTGCCGTAAATACGGGTGCAGGAACGCGGTCGACACCCAAGATCAAAAAATCCGAAGTTAAGCTGCAGAACAGGGATATTCTGGATATTAAAGAAGATATTGCAAGTATTCATTCACGCCCCTGCCTGTCCATGTTCTGGTTTGCTTTTCTGGTGTGTCTGCCGGCTTTAGGGTTTGGGGCGGCAAGTACGGCCATGCGGCTTGGCGCCAGGGAAAAATCCCTGAAAGAGCAATACCGTGAAAAAGCATGGGAGTTTCTGAAAAAAGCGCGTAAAACCTCAACTGACGACCCAGGTTTTCTGCCGGGTCTCTCTTCAGCGCTTACCTATGCCGTTCTGGCCCGGGGTGGCAAGGGCGGTGAAAGCCTTACCCGGGATGAGGCCCGGCAGATTCTATCCCATAGCGGCCGGGATCAGGAAACCGTAAACAAGGTCACCCAGCTGATGGATACCATGGATGCGGCCCGTTTCGGGGGAAAGCCCATGGATGAGAACACGGCACGAAGCTGCCTGGATCAGGTTTCGTCCCTGATCCGCACGCTCATGGTTGTCGCCTGTGTGGGACTATCCCTTTTTATGTCCCGGGGTACGGGCATGGCTGCCCAGGATACCGATGATACCAACGTCCCAAAACAAGTTCACACCGAAAAAGACAAGGCGGGTGTGTTTGTGGATGCGGTGCGTGCCTATAAGGCCGGGGATTACGCTGCTGCTGCGGTACAGTTTGAATCCATTGCCAAAACCCGCGTGAATAATCCGGATCTTTTTTACAATACCGGTAATGCATATTTAAAAAGCAAGGATATAGGCCGGGCCATCCTCTGGTATGAGCGGGCAAGAAAACTTGCACCGTCAGATCCGGATTTAAAATTTAATCTGGCCTATGCCCAAAGCCTTTTAAAAGATAAAAAAGAACCTAAGTTTTCATTTGCCGGTATTCTTTATTTCTGGCAGGGTCAGGTTTCATTGAAATGGCTTCAGTATGCCTCAATCACACTCTCTTTTTGTTTTTTTATCTGGGCAACGGTTCAAAAGGCCAGGAATAGACGTATTTTTTCGGGCATCGGCATTTTTATTTTTCTGCTTTTTGCCGGTACAACCCTGGCGGCCGGTCTTGAATACAACCGGATTAACTCGGATGTAAACGCCGTTATTCTTGCTGAACAGGCTGGTGTACGTTCCGGAACCATGGATAACGCCACCCTCTTGTTTGACCTGCATGCCGGTACACAGGTCCGGGTACTGGAAAAAAAAGAGAATTACATGAAAATTCGCTTTGCCAAAGATAAGGTGGGGTGGGTGGCATGCACCAAAGCTGAAATAATATAG
- a CDS encoding NAD(P)H-dependent glycerol-3-phosphate dehydrogenase yields the protein MDTMNAKIGVVGAGAWGTALAKLLADKGFTLDHWAFETEVKEEITLYRENKSFLPGFKLPPGLVPTNDIEKAVSGKDLVLMVVPSHCMRAVATQMKPFVSPGTILVSASKGIENKTHMTMTDILSEIIDFLPDHNFGVLSGPSFAKEVAAGVPTVVAAAALKNEVAQFIQNVFSAPNFRVYVNHDIVGTQIGGAMKNVIAIAAGVCDGMDMGLNPRAALITRGLAEMNRLGIRLGADPLTLSGLAGVGDLLLTCTGFLSRNYTVGKQIGQGKCLDDIISEMRMVAEGVKTTRSVYNMSKKHNVDLPICAEVYSVLFENSPVEKTVDRLMRRSLKHELAGII from the coding sequence ATGGATACCATGAATGCAAAAATCGGCGTTGTCGGGGCAGGTGCCTGGGGAACAGCATTGGCTAAACTGCTTGCGGATAAAGGGTTCACCCTGGATCATTGGGCGTTTGAAACCGAGGTAAAAGAGGAAATTACCCTTTACCGGGAAAACAAAAGTTTTCTGCCCGGATTTAAACTGCCCCCGGGGCTTGTACCCACCAATGACATTGAAAAGGCAGTGTCCGGAAAAGATCTTGTGCTAATGGTGGTGCCTTCTCATTGTATGCGCGCTGTGGCCACACAGATGAAACCTTTTGTTTCCCCGGGCACTATTCTGGTCAGTGCCTCCAAGGGTATTGAAAATAAAACCCACATGACCATGACCGACATCCTGTCCGAAATTATTGATTTTCTGCCCGACCATAATTTCGGCGTGTTGTCAGGCCCAAGTTTTGCCAAGGAAGTGGCTGCCGGAGTACCAACGGTGGTGGCTGCGGCCGCACTGAAAAACGAAGTTGCCCAATTTATTCAGAACGTGTTTTCTGCGCCCAATTTCCGGGTCTACGTTAACCATGATATTGTAGGTACCCAGATCGGCGGGGCCATGAAAAATGTAATCGCCATTGCCGCAGGCGTCTGTGACGGGATGGATATGGGACTTAATCCCAGAGCTGCCCTGATCACCCGGGGCTTGGCGGAGATGAACCGTTTGGGTATTCGTCTGGGTGCAGATCCCTTAACCCTTTCCGGGTTGGCTGGCGTTGGTGATCTATTGTTGACATGCACAGGATTTCTCAGTAGAAATTACACTGTCGGCAAACAGATCGGACAGGGCAAATGCCTGGATGATATTATTTCGGAGATGCGCATGGTGGCCGAAGGTGTTAAAACCACCCGGTCCGTTTATAACATGTCAAAAAAGCACAATGTCGATCTGCCTATCTGTGCTGAAGTCTATTCTGTCTTGTTTGAGAACAGTCCTGTGGAAAAAACTGTAGATCGGTTGATGCGCCGTTCTTTGAAACATGAACTGGCAGGCATTATTTAA
- a CDS encoding flavodoxin, with protein sequence MSTALIIYGSTTGNTESVADTISTDLSNAEYTIKKINVSDVDVDILNEPFDLYLLGSSTWGEDEIEFQEDFVSFYENMTGSLNLSGKKFAVFGCGDSDYEHFCGAVDALEERLTELGATLVCESLKIDGELEESDINEWTQDVINAA encoded by the coding sequence ATGAGTACTGCACTGATTATTTACGGATCAACCACCGGAAATACGGAGTCTGTTGCCGATACTATTTCAACAGATTTGTCCAACGCTGAGTACACAATCAAAAAAATAAATGTTTCTGATGTTGATGTAGATATTCTTAATGAGCCGTTTGATTTGTATCTGCTTGGCAGTTCCACCTGGGGAGAAGATGAGATCGAATTCCAGGAGGATTTTGTATCTTTTTACGAGAATATGACTGGGAGCTTAAATTTATCAGGTAAGAAATTTGCCGTATTTGGGTGCGGAGATTCAGACTATGAACATTTCTGCGGCGCTGTGGATGCCCTTGAAGAACGTTTAACGGAATTGGGTGCCACTCTTGTGTGTGAGTCCCTTAAAATTGATGGAGAGCTTGAAGAATCTGATATAAATGAATGGACACAGGATGTGATCAATGCCGCATAA